From a region of the Microterricola gilva genome:
- a CDS encoding SRPBCC domain-containing protein yields MSDHARVKGHIVTRTVRIEASRARVWEALTDPAVMVKWFGDHVGFTALEPGATGSIDWDGYGRFPIEITEVVPDDSFGFRWSGIPAEELNEYSTHVRFTLSDADTGTDVTVIESGFDTLPGGTRYRRERLDQNREGWDVELDELVLLFEGSTQ; encoded by the coding sequence GTGTCTGATCACGCAAGAGTCAAAGGCCACATCGTGACCCGCACCGTGCGCATCGAGGCCTCTCGCGCGCGCGTCTGGGAGGCGCTGACCGACCCCGCGGTGATGGTCAAGTGGTTCGGAGACCATGTGGGGTTCACCGCGCTCGAGCCCGGTGCTACCGGCAGCATCGATTGGGATGGCTACGGCAGATTCCCGATCGAGATCACCGAAGTGGTGCCCGACGACTCGTTCGGCTTCCGTTGGTCGGGAATCCCCGCCGAGGAGCTCAACGAGTACTCGACGCATGTGCGCTTCACCCTCTCCGATGCCGACACCGGGACAGATGTCACGGTGATCGAATCGGGCTTCGACACGCTCCCCGGCGGCACCCGCTACCGCCGCGAACGTCTTGATCAGAACCGAGAGGGCTGGGACGTCGAACTCGACGAGCTCGTGCTCCTCTTCGAGGGTTCCACCCAGTAG
- a CDS encoding ParA family protein: MTEGAGTLGPTNRPQTDFPVPVPLKGHGPARVIALCNQKGGVGKTTTTISLGAALAEYGRRVLAIDFDPQGALSAGLGVQTHDVPTIYDLLLSRSVDPRDAIQKTKVPGLDVIPANIDLSAAEVHLVNEVAREQILASVLRKVSDDYDVVLIDCQPSLGLLTVNALTASHGVLIPLECEFFALRGVALLIETIDKVRDRLNPAIELDGILATMYDSRTLHSREVLERVVDAFGDKVLETVIGRTVKFPDASVAGAPITQFAPEHAAARAYRQLARELVSRGAVA; encoded by the coding sequence GTGACTGAAGGCGCTGGCACCCTCGGCCCGACCAACCGCCCGCAGACCGACTTCCCCGTCCCGGTCCCGCTCAAGGGACACGGTCCCGCCAGGGTCATCGCCCTGTGCAACCAGAAGGGTGGCGTCGGCAAGACCACGACGACGATCAGCCTCGGAGCCGCCCTCGCCGAGTACGGCCGCCGCGTGCTCGCCATCGACTTCGACCCGCAGGGCGCCCTGTCGGCCGGCCTCGGCGTGCAGACGCACGATGTGCCAACGATCTACGACCTGCTGCTCTCGCGCTCCGTCGACCCGCGTGATGCCATCCAGAAGACCAAGGTGCCGGGGCTCGACGTGATCCCGGCCAACATCGACCTCTCGGCCGCCGAGGTGCACCTCGTCAACGAGGTCGCCCGCGAGCAGATCCTCGCCAGCGTGCTGCGCAAGGTCAGCGACGACTACGACGTCGTGCTGATCGACTGCCAGCCATCGCTCGGCCTGCTGACCGTCAACGCCCTCACCGCCAGCCACGGCGTGCTCATTCCCCTCGAGTGCGAGTTCTTCGCGCTCCGCGGCGTCGCACTGCTGATCGAGACCATCGACAAGGTGCGCGACCGGTTGAACCCGGCCATCGAGCTCGACGGCATCCTGGCCACCATGTACGACTCGCGCACCCTGCACTCGCGCGAGGTACTCGAGCGCGTCGTCGACGCCTTCGGAGACAAGGTGCTCGAGACGGTGATCGGCCGCACCGTGAAGTTCCCGGATGCCAGTGTCGCCGGTGCCCCCATCACCCAGTTTGCGCCGGAGCACGCGGCAGCGCGCGCCTACCGGCAGCTCGCCCGAGAGCTGGTCAGTCGTGGCGCAGTCGCCTAG
- a CDS encoding pseudouridine synthase: MTYDDDFPPLTPDAGPDGVRLQKLLAAAGIASRRVIEQYIVEGRIAVNGVTVTELGTRVNPETDLVSVNGLGVQLDATKRYIMLNKPTGVVSSMNDEQGRPDLSYFTKDFSERLFNVGRLDAETSGLLILTNDGDLAHTLAHPSFGVTKTYVAKVRGRMTAQTVALLQRGIELDDGPIKADKARILSDPAGSQTHSVVEITLHSGRNRIVRRMLAEVGHPVVDLVRRQFGPLSLGTLPIGQMRELTKAELGQVLTISRDGAEAQQSHAVRSADKSPKRKGL, from the coding sequence ATGACCTACGATGACGATTTCCCCCCTCTGACCCCGGATGCCGGGCCTGACGGCGTTCGCCTGCAGAAGCTCCTCGCCGCGGCCGGCATCGCCTCCCGCCGCGTCATCGAGCAGTACATCGTCGAGGGCCGCATCGCCGTCAACGGCGTGACGGTGACCGAACTCGGCACCCGCGTGAACCCGGAGACCGACCTCGTGTCGGTGAACGGCCTCGGCGTGCAGCTGGACGCGACCAAGCGCTACATCATGCTGAACAAGCCGACCGGCGTCGTGTCCTCCATGAACGACGAGCAGGGCCGCCCCGACCTCAGCTACTTCACCAAGGACTTCTCCGAGCGCCTCTTCAACGTCGGCCGCCTCGACGCGGAGACGAGCGGTCTGCTCATCCTCACCAACGACGGCGACCTCGCCCACACCCTCGCGCACCCGTCCTTCGGCGTGACGAAGACCTACGTCGCCAAGGTCCGCGGCCGGATGACGGCGCAGACCGTCGCGCTGCTGCAGCGCGGGATCGAGCTCGACGACGGCCCGATCAAGGCAGACAAGGCCCGCATCCTCTCCGACCCGGCCGGATCTCAGACGCACAGTGTCGTCGAGATCACCCTGCACTCCGGGCGCAACCGCATCGTCCGCCGCATGCTGGCCGAGGTCGGCCACCCCGTCGTCGACCTCGTGCGCCGCCAGTTCGGCCCGCTCAGCCTCGGCACGCTGCCGATCGGGCAGATGCGCGAACTCACCAAGGCCGAGCTCGGTCAGGTGCTCACCATCTCGCGCGACGGCGCGGAGGCGCAGCAGAGCCACGCCGTGCGCAGCGCGGACAAGAGCCCCAAGCGGAAGGGACTCTGA
- the scpB gene encoding SMC-Scp complex subunit ScpB — protein MSETETVPATETVPARDVDIERALEAILLVADEPQGLVHLATALGRPVAETEAAVARLVNDYDGLDADGQPAGIRRGFELREVGGGWRFYVRAEYDTVVADFVVTQNPSKLSQAALETLAVIAYKQPISRGAIASIRAVNVDSVVRTLLGRGLITEAFTDAETGAINYATTDLLLTQLGVNSLDELPPISPLLEDGAEGFSHDLR, from the coding sequence ATGAGTGAAACTGAGACCGTGCCAGCAACGGAGACCGTGCCTGCACGTGACGTCGACATCGAGCGGGCCCTCGAGGCCATCCTGCTCGTCGCCGACGAACCGCAGGGCCTCGTGCACCTCGCCACGGCGCTCGGCCGCCCCGTCGCCGAGACCGAGGCGGCCGTCGCCCGACTCGTCAACGACTACGACGGGCTCGACGCGGACGGGCAGCCTGCCGGCATCCGTCGCGGCTTCGAACTGCGCGAGGTCGGCGGCGGCTGGCGCTTCTACGTGCGTGCGGAGTACGACACCGTCGTCGCCGACTTCGTCGTCACCCAGAATCCGAGCAAGCTCTCCCAGGCCGCGCTGGAGACCCTCGCGGTGATCGCGTACAAGCAACCCATCAGCCGCGGCGCCATCGCCTCCATCCGGGCCGTGAACGTCGACTCCGTCGTGCGCACGCTGCTCGGCCGCGGACTCATCACCGAAGCTTTCACCGACGCCGAAACCGGCGCCATCAACTACGCCACGACCGATCTGCTCCTGACGCAGCTCGGCGTGAACTCCCTCGACGAACTGCCGCCGATTTCTCCTCTGCTCGAGGACGGCGCGGAAGGATTCAGCCATGACCTACGATGA
- a CDS encoding prephenate dehydrogenase, which produces MAAEPSAQGTTPELESRLSGPVRIVGVGLLGTSIGLGLRARGIEVVLADASPTVVSISSDLGAGRPAASGDRPQLIVVAVPPDVTAEIVARELADFPDAIVTDVASVKLQILQTLRERGADISRYIGSHPMAGRERGGPLSGRADLFVGRPWVVAAHDAISYKRASAIDDLILDLGATLVEMSPEEHDRGVALISHVPQVVSSLLARRLVDAPSAAVNLAGQGVRDVTRLAASDAELWVQILGANAAPVREILAAYREDLDRFIEALGDVDAPGARRRVAEEIAGGNTGVARLPGKHGIDKRFATMIVMVDDKPGQLARLFNEIGEIGVNLEDVRLEHSPGVQVGLAEISIVPEAVERLTTELVARGWRIAG; this is translated from the coding sequence ATGGCGGCAGAACCCAGCGCGCAGGGCACGACACCGGAGCTGGAGAGCCGCCTGAGCGGCCCGGTCCGCATCGTCGGCGTCGGCCTGCTCGGCACCAGCATCGGCCTCGGCCTCCGTGCCCGCGGCATCGAGGTGGTCCTCGCGGACGCCTCACCGACGGTCGTCAGCATCTCCTCCGACCTCGGCGCCGGGCGCCCGGCGGCATCCGGAGACCGGCCCCAGCTGATCGTCGTGGCCGTTCCCCCCGACGTCACGGCCGAGATCGTGGCGCGCGAACTCGCCGACTTCCCCGACGCGATCGTCACCGACGTCGCCAGCGTGAAGTTGCAGATCCTGCAGACCCTGCGCGAGCGCGGTGCCGACATCTCGCGCTACATCGGCTCCCACCCGATGGCCGGCCGGGAACGCGGCGGCCCCCTCTCCGGGCGTGCCGACCTCTTCGTCGGTCGCCCGTGGGTCGTCGCGGCGCACGACGCCATCTCGTACAAGCGGGCCAGCGCGATCGACGACCTGATCCTCGATCTCGGCGCGACGCTCGTCGAGATGAGCCCGGAGGAGCACGACCGCGGGGTCGCGCTGATCTCGCACGTTCCCCAGGTCGTCTCGAGCCTGCTGGCCCGACGCCTCGTCGACGCCCCGAGCGCCGCCGTGAACCTCGCAGGGCAGGGCGTGCGCGACGTCACGAGGCTCGCCGCGAGCGACGCCGAACTCTGGGTGCAGATCCTCGGCGCCAACGCCGCGCCCGTGCGCGAGATCCTCGCCGCGTACCGTGAGGACCTCGACCGCTTCATCGAAGCCCTCGGCGACGTCGACGCACCGGGCGCGCGCCGCCGGGTGGCCGAGGAGATCGCCGGTGGCAACACCGGCGTCGCCCGTCTGCCGGGCAAGCACGGCATCGACAAGCGCTTCGCCACCATGATCGTGATGGTCGACGACAAGCCGGGCCAGCTGGCCAGACTCTTCAACGAGATCGGCGAGATCGGGGTCAACCTCGAAGACGTGCGCCTCGAGCACTCGCCGGGCGTGCAGGTCGGCCTCGCCGAGATCTCCATCGTTCCCGAGGCTGTCGAACGCCTCACCACCGAGCTGGTCGCCCGCGGCTGGCGGATTGCAGGCTGA
- the cmk gene encoding (d)CMP kinase — translation MTETTPTPVLVAIDGPAGSGKSSVSKAVASRLGYGFLDTGAAYRALAWLVLENGIDQNDADAVIRILADFDYEIGTDPAEYHVRVGANDVTDAIREPRVSAAVSAIARVPEVRSHLVELFRSIAAGVDKPGIVVEGRDITTVVAPDAPVRILLTASEEARMARRSAELQDDAAATAGAELKKRDQADSRVVDFLNAAEGVTTVDSTELNFAETVDAVIAVIAATDTTAD, via the coding sequence ATGACAGAGACCACCCCGACCCCCGTCCTCGTGGCGATCGATGGCCCGGCCGGCAGCGGCAAGTCCAGCGTGAGCAAGGCCGTCGCCTCCCGGCTCGGCTACGGCTTCCTCGACACCGGCGCCGCCTACCGCGCGCTGGCCTGGCTCGTGCTCGAGAACGGCATCGACCAGAACGATGCGGATGCCGTCATCCGGATTCTCGCTGATTTCGACTACGAGATCGGCACCGACCCGGCCGAGTACCACGTGCGCGTTGGCGCGAACGACGTCACGGACGCGATCCGCGAACCCAGGGTGAGCGCGGCCGTCAGCGCGATCGCCCGCGTTCCCGAGGTGCGCAGCCACCTCGTCGAGCTATTCCGGAGCATCGCCGCCGGCGTCGACAAGCCGGGCATCGTGGTCGAAGGGCGCGACATCACGACCGTCGTCGCACCCGATGCGCCCGTGCGCATCCTACTCACAGCATCCGAAGAGGCTAGAATGGCCAGACGGTCTGCCGAGCTGCAGGATGACGCCGCCGCAACCGCGGGAGCCGAGCTCAAGAAGCGCGACCAGGCCGATTCGCGCGTGGTCGACTTTCTGAATGCTGCAGAGGGCGTGACCACGGTCGATTCGACCGAACTGAACTTTGCCGAAACCGTCGATGCCGTCATCGCGGTGATCGCCGCCACCGACACCACTGCTGATTGA
- a CDS encoding HIRAN domain-containing protein, translated as MSHVQSILPTSGPIAMLYSCACAKQPPSAKRYFDLYGISEDVDIVGSSLYQENIVQAVAARRGDRLNVALVPEPANPHDKYAVRVDVIVNGQQLKAGYLRRGEAREYHKLLRPLAEDGVIGVAKARAWKGDAGWRLYLRLNGPEWALPRKAPVDDGLVLIAERETVVTGEEDFQPALKALIGRRKSVEHTFRLDLGSVPTGRNIGAPAIAAYDGENQVGRLTVGKSAEYMSAVRHALGRGFTPYAIGIVERDPNRGIQVTLYLPISKYRSNAEQYFYSPVTGPNQMH; from the coding sequence GTGAGTCACGTTCAATCTATTCTTCCCACCAGCGGGCCAATTGCGATGCTCTACAGTTGCGCTTGTGCAAAGCAGCCCCCTTCCGCCAAACGGTATTTCGATCTGTACGGCATCAGCGAAGACGTCGACATAGTCGGATCCAGCCTCTACCAGGAGAACATAGTTCAAGCTGTCGCAGCTCGACGCGGCGACAGGCTCAACGTCGCACTTGTTCCTGAGCCAGCGAACCCCCATGACAAGTACGCGGTTCGTGTCGATGTCATAGTCAATGGCCAGCAACTCAAGGCGGGATATCTCCGCCGAGGAGAGGCCCGCGAGTACCACAAGCTGCTCCGCCCTCTCGCCGAGGACGGTGTAATCGGAGTCGCCAAAGCCCGTGCATGGAAAGGTGACGCTGGCTGGCGACTCTACCTACGCCTGAACGGGCCGGAGTGGGCGCTACCCCGCAAAGCACCCGTTGATGATGGACTAGTCCTCATCGCCGAGCGGGAGACTGTTGTGACCGGCGAGGAAGATTTCCAGCCAGCACTCAAGGCGTTGATTGGCCGTCGGAAGAGCGTGGAACACACGTTCCGACTCGACCTTGGAAGCGTCCCCACGGGGAGGAACATCGGTGCGCCTGCAATCGCAGCTTATGACGGAGAGAATCAAGTGGGACGGCTGACCGTCGGGAAGTCGGCCGAATACATGAGTGCGGTGAGACACGCATTGGGTCGGGGCTTCACACCCTATGCGATTGGCATCGTTGAGCGCGATCCGAATCGAGGGATACAGGTGACCCTCTATTTGCCCATCTCAAAGTATCGTTCGAACGCCGAACAGTATTTTTACAGCCCTGTCACGGGGCCGAATCAAATGCACTGA
- a CDS encoding histidine phosphatase family protein, protein MSVIDPLPNHPAPDNPTGKLVLLRHGETQWSKDGKHTGLTDVPLTARGEDLARGAGRLVAGYDFSLVLTSPLLRARQTAELAGLDAEVDPFLVEWDYGGYEGRTTRDIRSELGYNWSAFTHGVIRGDTPGETVEEVAARASRVLTRVLPAMEEGDVALVAHGHFLRILTAVYLRLAPRFGAQITLDAGSVSVLSYYREQPAILSWNYGPELPMVASES, encoded by the coding sequence ATGTCCGTAATCGATCCGCTGCCCAACCATCCCGCTCCGGACAACCCGACAGGGAAGCTTGTTCTCTTGCGCCACGGTGAGACGCAGTGGTCGAAGGATGGAAAACACACAGGGCTCACGGACGTCCCGCTCACTGCCCGGGGAGAGGACCTTGCCCGCGGCGCGGGCCGGCTCGTGGCCGGATACGATTTCTCGCTCGTGCTGACGTCGCCCCTGCTGCGTGCGCGGCAAACGGCTGAGCTCGCGGGCCTGGATGCCGAGGTCGACCCGTTTCTCGTAGAGTGGGACTACGGCGGGTACGAGGGCCGGACAACGCGTGATATCCGCAGCGAGCTCGGTTACAACTGGAGCGCGTTCACCCACGGCGTGATTCGTGGTGACACGCCCGGCGAGACAGTCGAGGAGGTCGCTGCCCGCGCGTCGCGAGTGCTCACGCGTGTGCTGCCCGCGATGGAGGAGGGAGATGTCGCCCTGGTCGCACACGGCCATTTCCTGCGTATTTTGACAGCCGTGTACCTGAGATTGGCCCCTCGATTCGGTGCTCAGATCACCCTGGACGCCGGATCGGTCTCCGTGCTCAGCTACTACCGCGAGCAGCCGGCCATCTTGTCCTGGAACTACGGACCCGAACTGCCAATGGTGGCCTCAGAGAGCTAG
- the der gene encoding ribosome biogenesis GTPase Der gives MTDIDTDEFDANDDLAERMNTLDEDLAVQRAHSLRAGLADYELEDEDFDVLDAATEDPNAITYLPALPVIAVVGRPNVGKSALINRILGRREAVVEDTPGVTRDRVSYKGEWNDRRFTLVDTGGWEPDAKGIDASVAAQAEVAIDLCDVVLFVVDSKVGATSTDEQVVRMLRKSGKPVFLLANKVDDSRQEPDAAALWSLGLGEPYPVSALHGRGVADMLDEVLKKLPLISAVAKEEVGGPRRVAILGRPNVGKSSLLNKAAGEERVVVNELAGTTRDPVDEQIELGGKIWRFVDTAGIRRRVHLSQGADFYASLRTSTALEKAEVAIVVLDVSEKLSEQDVRIIDLVLESGRALVLAFNKWDLLDDDRRRYLEREIEQDLAHVAWAPRVNISARTGRHLEKLVPALELALESWDTRIATGKFNAFLAELTAAHPHPVRGGKQPRILFGTQVSSRPPTFVLFTTGFLDPGYRRYIQRRLREIYGFAGTPIFVNMRVREKRAR, from the coding sequence ATGACTGATATCGACACCGACGAGTTCGACGCGAACGACGACCTCGCTGAGCGGATGAACACGCTCGACGAGGACCTCGCGGTCCAGCGCGCGCACTCGCTGCGCGCCGGCCTCGCCGACTACGAGCTCGAAGACGAAGACTTCGACGTCCTCGACGCGGCGACCGAAGACCCCAACGCCATCACCTACCTGCCCGCGCTGCCGGTGATCGCCGTCGTCGGCCGCCCCAACGTGGGCAAGTCGGCGCTGATCAACCGCATCCTCGGCCGCCGCGAGGCCGTCGTCGAAGACACTCCAGGCGTCACGCGTGACCGCGTCTCGTACAAGGGCGAGTGGAACGATCGCCGCTTCACGCTCGTCGACACCGGCGGCTGGGAGCCCGACGCCAAGGGCATCGACGCCTCCGTCGCCGCCCAGGCCGAGGTCGCCATCGACCTCTGCGACGTCGTGCTCTTCGTCGTCGACTCCAAGGTCGGCGCCACGTCGACCGACGAGCAGGTCGTGCGCATGCTCCGCAAGAGCGGCAAGCCCGTCTTCCTCCTCGCCAACAAGGTGGACGACTCCCGCCAGGAGCCGGACGCTGCGGCGCTCTGGAGCCTCGGCCTCGGCGAGCCGTACCCCGTCTCGGCCCTGCACGGCCGCGGCGTCGCCGACATGCTCGACGAGGTCCTCAAGAAGCTCCCGCTGATCTCGGCTGTCGCCAAGGAGGAGGTCGGCGGTCCCCGCCGCGTCGCGATCCTCGGCCGGCCGAACGTCGGCAAGTCCAGCCTCCTGAACAAGGCGGCCGGCGAAGAGCGGGTCGTCGTCAACGAGCTCGCCGGAACCACCCGCGACCCGGTCGACGAGCAGATCGAGCTCGGCGGCAAGATCTGGCGGTTCGTCGACACCGCCGGCATCCGCCGTCGTGTGCACCTGTCACAGGGCGCCGACTTCTACGCGTCGCTCCGCACCAGCACGGCCCTCGAGAAGGCCGAGGTCGCCATCGTCGTCCTCGACGTGAGCGAGAAGCTCAGCGAGCAGGACGTGCGCATCATCGACCTCGTGCTGGAGTCCGGCCGCGCACTCGTGCTGGCCTTCAACAAGTGGGACCTGCTTGACGATGACCGTCGCCGCTACCTCGAGCGCGAGATCGAGCAGGACCTGGCCCACGTGGCGTGGGCCCCGCGCGTGAACATCTCCGCCCGCACCGGCCGCCACCTCGAGAAGCTCGTTCCCGCGCTGGAACTCGCCCTCGAGTCGTGGGACACCCGCATCGCGACCGGCAAGTTCAACGCCTTCCTGGCCGAGCTCACCGCCGCGCACCCGCACCCCGTGCGCGGAGGCAAGCAGCCGCGCATCCTGTTCGGTACCCAGGTCTCCAGCCGTCCGCCGACATTCGTGCTGTTCACGACCGGATTCCTCGACCCGGGCTACCGTCGCTACATCCAGCGCCGCCTGCGCGAGATCTACGGTTTCGCCGGAACGCCGATCTTCGTCAACATGCGCGTGCGCGAGAAGCGCGCCCGCTAG
- the crcB gene encoding fluoride efflux transporter CrcB: MTPLLFALLALAGGVGAAARFVLDGAIRTRLRTAFPWATTVINVSGSLVLGVLTGLTAVHLLPEQLGVILGAGFLGGYTTFSTASYETVQLIRQGRYGASLLSGLLMLALCVAAAALGLWIGSSV; this comes from the coding sequence GTGACTCCCCTGCTGTTCGCACTGCTCGCCCTGGCCGGCGGAGTCGGGGCCGCGGCGCGCTTCGTCCTGGACGGGGCCATCCGCACCCGGCTGAGGACGGCCTTCCCGTGGGCGACGACGGTGATCAACGTGTCCGGGTCGCTCGTGCTCGGCGTGCTGACGGGCCTCACCGCCGTGCACCTGCTGCCTGAGCAGCTGGGCGTCATCCTCGGTGCCGGATTCCTCGGCGGCTACACCACCTTCAGCACGGCGAGCTACGAGACCGTGCAGCTGATCCGCCAGGGCCGCTACGGCGCCTCCCTGCTCAGCGGGCTGCTCATGCTCGCGCTCTGCGTGGCGGCCGCCGCGCTCGGGCTGTGGATCGGGAGTTCGGTGTAG
- a CDS encoding GNAT family N-acetyltransferase, translating into MSELGQVSIVSVSDAPWGDVERVFGTRGDPAGCWCQYFKLSNAEWTDAEPAECKALLEQQVRAAAPPPGVIAYRDGEAVGWCAVEPRPNYSRLARSRVVGGGSPEDPADDGVWAVTCFVVRVGHRRSGIGGSLLRGAVEQARALGARVIEGYPVDVAVRGKTSAADLYHGTSSLFLAAGFAEVARPSPDRSVVQLRIRE; encoded by the coding sequence ATGAGCGAACTCGGCCAGGTGAGCATCGTGTCCGTCTCCGACGCGCCCTGGGGCGACGTCGAGCGGGTGTTCGGCACGCGTGGTGACCCGGCGGGTTGTTGGTGCCAGTACTTCAAGCTGTCCAACGCCGAGTGGACCGACGCGGAGCCCGCCGAGTGCAAGGCACTGCTCGAGCAGCAGGTGCGCGCCGCGGCTCCCCCGCCCGGCGTCATCGCCTACCGTGACGGCGAGGCGGTGGGCTGGTGCGCCGTGGAGCCCCGCCCGAACTACAGCCGGCTGGCGCGGAGCCGTGTGGTCGGCGGCGGCAGCCCGGAAGACCCAGCGGATGACGGGGTGTGGGCCGTCACCTGCTTCGTCGTGCGGGTGGGGCACCGCCGCAGCGGCATCGGCGGCTCATTGTTGCGCGGCGCCGTCGAGCAGGCGCGCGCGCTCGGCGCCCGCGTGATCGAGGGCTACCCGGTCGACGTGGCCGTGCGCGGCAAGACCAGCGCCGCCGACCTCTACCACGGCACATCCTCGCTGTTCCTCGCGGCCGGCTTTGCCGAGGTGGCGCGGCCGAGCCCAGACCGCTCGGTGGTGCAGCTGCGAATCAGAGAGTGA
- a CDS encoding fluoride efflux transporter FluC: MTPGIRPPHLRWAAIALVALGGTVGVAAREVLTLIVPTLGALPLAIAIVNLFGAFLLGLLYEALTRADPTRSTARSLRLLLGTGFCGGFTTYSALAVDTALLLGDGELATAAAYALGTVVLGACATWGGIAIGHAIATRMPQTSAQQGATS; encoded by the coding sequence GTGACGCCCGGCATCCGGCCGCCGCACCTGCGCTGGGCGGCCATCGCGCTGGTCGCGCTCGGCGGCACCGTCGGCGTCGCCGCCCGCGAGGTGCTCACGCTCATCGTCCCGACGCTCGGCGCCCTCCCGTTGGCCATCGCGATCGTCAATCTGTTCGGCGCCTTCCTGCTCGGCTTGCTCTATGAGGCGCTCACCCGTGCCGATCCCACCCGCTCCACCGCCCGCAGCCTCCGCCTGCTTCTGGGCACCGGCTTCTGCGGCGGCTTCACGACGTACAGCGCCCTCGCCGTCGACACCGCTCTGCTGCTGGGCGATGGGGAGCTCGCGACGGCCGCAGCGTACGCACTGGGCACCGTCGTGCTCGGCGCCTGCGCCACCTGGGGCGGCATCGCCATCGGCCATGCCATCGCCACCCGGATGCCGCAGACGTCGGCACAGCAGGGAGCGACGTCGTGA
- a CDS encoding segregation and condensation protein A, producing the protein MAQSPSAAAPAQPTDAGFSVALSNFSGPFDLLLSLISKHELDITEVSLSRVTDEFIAYLRGLDSEKELDQASEFLVVAATLLDLKVAGLLPQGELVDAEDVALLEARDLLFARLLQYRAFKEASAWFASHLEHESTRHARTVRLEEKYRQQTPELVWTLSASDFAAIATLAFTPRDIPVVGLEHLHAPLVSIREQAAHIVAVLRGGEPTSFRQLVSGLDHDSGSQKGIVIARFLAVLELYRHAAIAFEQLEPLGELTLRWTAESWTDDSLANLGADYDE; encoded by the coding sequence GTGGCGCAGTCGCCTAGCGCGGCCGCGCCCGCTCAGCCAACCGACGCCGGTTTCAGCGTCGCCCTCAGCAACTTCTCCGGCCCATTCGACCTGCTGCTCAGCCTCATCTCGAAGCACGAGCTGGACATCACGGAGGTCTCGCTCAGCCGGGTGACCGACGAGTTCATCGCCTACCTGCGCGGCCTCGACTCCGAGAAGGAGCTCGACCAGGCCAGCGAGTTCCTCGTCGTCGCCGCCACCCTGCTCGACCTCAAGGTTGCAGGGCTGCTGCCGCAGGGCGAACTCGTCGACGCCGAGGACGTGGCCCTGCTCGAGGCGCGCGACCTGCTCTTCGCCCGGCTGCTGCAGTACCGCGCCTTCAAGGAGGCCTCCGCCTGGTTCGCGTCGCACCTCGAACACGAGTCCACCAGGCACGCCCGCACGGTGCGGCTCGAGGAGAAGTACCGCCAGCAGACCCCAGAGCTCGTCTGGACGCTCTCCGCAAGCGACTTCGCGGCGATCGCAACGCTCGCGTTCACGCCGCGCGACATCCCCGTCGTCGGCCTCGAGCACCTGCACGCCCCGCTGGTGAGCATCCGGGAGCAGGCCGCCCACATCGTCGCGGTGCTGCGCGGGGGAGAGCCGACCAGCTTCCGCCAGCTGGTCAGCGGCCTCGACCACGATTCCGGCAGTCAGAAGGGCATCGTCATCGCCCGCTTCCTGGCTGTGCTCGAGCTCTACCGGCACGCGGCGATCGCCTTCGAGCAGCTGGAGCCGCTCGGAGAGCTCACGCTGCGCTGGACGGCGGAGTCCTGGACCGATGACAGCCTCGCCAACCTCGGAGCCGATTACGATGAGTGA
- a CDS encoding universal stress protein gives MGTHAQPQQPHPVVVGVSAGQPPQVVEQAAEFAARFGTELVCAHVNPGRFATAESPDGSVLTAPLDPDFADEHDAAFDARIAAGLAELLDGSEIPWRTLALAGDVPTALAHLADTVDASMIIVGGHAHTLGGNIQDFFTGSVALALTRRQSRPVVVIPTHSGGDAALSRPLE, from the coding sequence ATGGGCACGCACGCACAACCCCAGCAGCCTCACCCGGTGGTGGTCGGCGTCTCCGCTGGCCAGCCGCCGCAGGTCGTGGAACAAGCCGCGGAGTTCGCGGCCCGCTTCGGCACGGAGCTCGTCTGCGCACACGTGAACCCCGGGCGCTTCGCCACGGCGGAATCCCCCGACGGCTCGGTACTGACGGCCCCGCTCGACCCCGACTTCGCCGACGAGCACGACGCCGCGTTCGACGCCCGCATCGCCGCCGGGCTGGCTGAGCTGCTCGACGGCAGCGAGATCCCCTGGCGCACGCTGGCCCTCGCCGGCGATGTGCCGACGGCCCTCGCCCACCTCGCCGACACCGTCGACGCGTCGATGATCATCGTCGGCGGCCACGCGCACACCCTCGGCGGTAACATTCAGGACTTCTTCACCGGCTCGGTCGCGCTGGCCCTCACCCGGCGCCAGTCGCGCCCCGTCGTCGTCATCCCCACCCACTCCGGCGGAGACGCAGCGCTCTCCCGGCCGCTCGAGTGA